In a genomic window of Sarcophilus harrisii chromosome 4, mSarHar1.11, whole genome shotgun sequence:
- the CDC7 gene encoding cell division cycle 7-related protein kinase isoform X2, whose amino-acid sequence MEASLEAQLEEHQPLSPLHDPVPTDGSLRKYEQNCRLTGVEKDIEKLYEAVPQLVSVFKIEDKIGEGTFSSVYLATAQLKRGPEEKIALKHLIPTSHPIRIAAELQCLTVAGGQDNVMGVKYCFRKNDHVVIAMPYLEHESFLEILNSLSFQEVREYMFNLFKALRRIHQFGIVHRDVKPSNFLYNRRLKKYALVDFGLAQGTRDTKVELLKLVQSEAQQESCSQNKAHIVMANKVSVSVPAPKALSQSSTQTAVKRPYSHAQIQTKQGKDGKLIKQPKPMDITSRKLATKKKVVSTKTVTSSITRKTASTCPANLTCDCYATDQVCSICLSRRQQVAPRAGTPGFRAPEVLTKCPNQTTAIDMWSAGVIFLSLLSGRYPFYKASDDLTALAQIMTIRGSRETIQAAKTFGKSILCSKEVPAQNLRTLCERLRGTPGLAAEEQEERAQEAAQSLRTEQKVQVPLGAEHDRDVSETARNEPPASLKGWDHVPDEAYDLLDRLLDLNPATRITAPEALVHPFFRDMSL is encoded by the exons ATGGAGGCGTCGTTGGAGGCGCAGCTGGAGGAGCACCAACCCCTGTCCCCCTTGCACGACCCCGTGCCGACCGATGGCTCCTTGCGAAAGTACGAGCAGAACTGCAGACTGACGG GGGTTGAAAAGGATATTGAGAAACTATATGAAGCAGTACCACAGCTCGTTAGTGTGTTTAAGATTGAGGACAAAATTGGAGAAG GTACTTTCAGCTCTGTTTACTTGGCTACTGCACAGTTAAAAAGGGGACCTGAAGAAAAAATTGCTTTGAAGCACTTAATTCCTACAAGTCATCCTATAAGAATTGCCGCTGAACTCCAGTGTCTTACTGTGGCTGG GGGGCAAGATAATGTCATGGGAGTGAAGTATTGCTTTAGAAAAAATGATCATGTAGTTATTGCAATGCCATATCTGGAACATGAGTCCTTTTTG gaaattttgaattctctttcctttcaagaAGTTCGAGAATATATGTTTAATCTTTTCAAAGCTTTGAGACGCATTCATCAATTTGGAATTGTCCATCGAGATGTCAAGCCCAGCAACTTCTTATACAATAGGCGTCTTAAAAA GTATGCCTTGGTAGACTTTGGCTTGGCCCAAGGAACCCGTGACACAAAAGTAGAGCTTCTCAAACTGGTCCAATCAGAAGCCCAACAGGAAAGTTGCTCACAAAATAAAGCTCACATAGTCATGGCAAACAAGGTTTCAGTGAGTGTCCCAGCACCAAAAGCGCTATCTCAGTCATCCACTCAAACAGCTGTTAAAAGGCCCTACTCACACGCACAAATTCAGACTAAacaaggaaaagatggaaag CTCATAAAACAGCCTAAACCAATGGATATTACTTCTCGAAAGTTAGCAACAAAAAAGAAggttgtttctacaaaaactgtGACCAGCAGCATAACGAGAAAAACTGCCAGCACTTGCCCAGCTAACCTGACCTGTGACTGTTATGCAACAGATCAAGTTTGCAGTATTTGCCTTTCAAG ACGGCAGCAAGTTGCCCCCCGAGCTGGTACGCCTGGATTCAGAGCCCCGGAGGTCCTGACCAAGTGCCCCAATCAAACCACAG CAATTGACATGTGGTCTGCAGGTGTGATATTCCTCTCTTTGCTTAGTGGACGATATCCATTTTATAAAGCAAGTGATGATTTGACTGCTTTGGCTCAGATTATGACAATTCGTGGGTCCAGGGAAACGATCCAGGCTGCTAAAACTTTTG gtaaatcGATATTGTGCAGCAAAGAAGTCCCTGCGCAAAACCTCAGAACTCTTTGTGAGCGGCTCCGCGGCACTCCCGGACTGGCTGCTGAAGAGCAGGAGGAGCGAGCTCAGGAAGCAGCTCAGTCACTGAGGACTGAGCAGAAAGTGCAGGTCCCTCTCGGTGCGGAGCACGACCGAGACGTCTCAGAGACTGCGAGGAACGAGCCCCCAGCCAGTTTGAAAGGCTGGGATCACGTCCCCGATGAAGCGTACGACCTGCTCGACAGACTCTTAGATCTCAACCCCGCTACGAGAATAACTGCCCCGGAAGCGTTGGTGCATCCATTCTTCAGAGACATGAGTTTGTGA
- the CDC7 gene encoding cell division cycle 7-related protein kinase isoform X1 has product MEASLEAQLEEHQPLSPLHDPVPTDGSLRKYEQNCRLTGVEKDIEKLYEAVPQLVSVFKIEDKIGEGTFSSVYLATAQLKRGPEEKIALKHLIPTSHPIRIAAELQCLTVAGGQDNVMGVKYCFRKNDHVVIAMPYLEHESFLEILNSLSFQEVREYMFNLFKALRRIHQFGIVHRDVKPSNFLYNRRLKKYALVDFGLAQGTRDTKVELLKLVQSEAQQESCSQNKAHIVMANKVSVSVPAPKALSQSSTQTAVKRPYSHAQIQTKQGKDGKEGSVGLSVQRSVLGERNFNIQSSISHESPAAKLIKQPKPMDITSRKLATKKKVVSTKTVTSSITRKTASTCPANLTCDCYATDQVCSICLSRRQQVAPRAGTPGFRAPEVLTKCPNQTTAIDMWSAGVIFLSLLSGRYPFYKASDDLTALAQIMTIRGSRETIQAAKTFGKSILCSKEVPAQNLRTLCERLRGTPGLAAEEQEERAQEAAQSLRTEQKVQVPLGAEHDRDVSETARNEPPASLKGWDHVPDEAYDLLDRLLDLNPATRITAPEALVHPFFRDMSL; this is encoded by the exons ATGGAGGCGTCGTTGGAGGCGCAGCTGGAGGAGCACCAACCCCTGTCCCCCTTGCACGACCCCGTGCCGACCGATGGCTCCTTGCGAAAGTACGAGCAGAACTGCAGACTGACGG GGGTTGAAAAGGATATTGAGAAACTATATGAAGCAGTACCACAGCTCGTTAGTGTGTTTAAGATTGAGGACAAAATTGGAGAAG GTACTTTCAGCTCTGTTTACTTGGCTACTGCACAGTTAAAAAGGGGACCTGAAGAAAAAATTGCTTTGAAGCACTTAATTCCTACAAGTCATCCTATAAGAATTGCCGCTGAACTCCAGTGTCTTACTGTGGCTGG GGGGCAAGATAATGTCATGGGAGTGAAGTATTGCTTTAGAAAAAATGATCATGTAGTTATTGCAATGCCATATCTGGAACATGAGTCCTTTTTG gaaattttgaattctctttcctttcaagaAGTTCGAGAATATATGTTTAATCTTTTCAAAGCTTTGAGACGCATTCATCAATTTGGAATTGTCCATCGAGATGTCAAGCCCAGCAACTTCTTATACAATAGGCGTCTTAAAAA GTATGCCTTGGTAGACTTTGGCTTGGCCCAAGGAACCCGTGACACAAAAGTAGAGCTTCTCAAACTGGTCCAATCAGAAGCCCAACAGGAAAGTTGCTCACAAAATAAAGCTCACATAGTCATGGCAAACAAGGTTTCAGTGAGTGTCCCAGCACCAAAAGCGCTATCTCAGTCATCCACTCAAACAGCTGTTAAAAGGCCCTACTCACACGCACAAATTCAGACTAAacaaggaaaagatggaaag GAGGGATCTGTAGGCCTTTCTGTCCAGCGCTCTGTTTTGGGAGAAAGAAATTTCAATATACAAAGCTCTATTTCACATGAGAGCCCTGCCGCGAAA CTCATAAAACAGCCTAAACCAATGGATATTACTTCTCGAAAGTTAGCAACAAAAAAGAAggttgtttctacaaaaactgtGACCAGCAGCATAACGAGAAAAACTGCCAGCACTTGCCCAGCTAACCTGACCTGTGACTGTTATGCAACAGATCAAGTTTGCAGTATTTGCCTTTCAAG ACGGCAGCAAGTTGCCCCCCGAGCTGGTACGCCTGGATTCAGAGCCCCGGAGGTCCTGACCAAGTGCCCCAATCAAACCACAG CAATTGACATGTGGTCTGCAGGTGTGATATTCCTCTCTTTGCTTAGTGGACGATATCCATTTTATAAAGCAAGTGATGATTTGACTGCTTTGGCTCAGATTATGACAATTCGTGGGTCCAGGGAAACGATCCAGGCTGCTAAAACTTTTG gtaaatcGATATTGTGCAGCAAAGAAGTCCCTGCGCAAAACCTCAGAACTCTTTGTGAGCGGCTCCGCGGCACTCCCGGACTGGCTGCTGAAGAGCAGGAGGAGCGAGCTCAGGAAGCAGCTCAGTCACTGAGGACTGAGCAGAAAGTGCAGGTCCCTCTCGGTGCGGAGCACGACCGAGACGTCTCAGAGACTGCGAGGAACGAGCCCCCAGCCAGTTTGAAAGGCTGGGATCACGTCCCCGATGAAGCGTACGACCTGCTCGACAGACTCTTAGATCTCAACCCCGCTACGAGAATAACTGCCCCGGAAGCGTTGGTGCATCCATTCTTCAGAGACATGAGTTTGTGA
- the CDC7 gene encoding cell division cycle 7-related protein kinase isoform X3, with protein MEASLEAQLEEHQPLSPLHDPVPTDGSLRKYEQNCRLTGVEKDIEKLYEAVPQLVSVFKIEDKIGEGTFSSVYLATAQLKRGPEEKIALKHLIPTSHPIRIAAELQCLTVAGGQDNVMGVKYCFRKNDHVVIAMPYLEHESFLEILNSLSFQEVREYMFNLFKALRRIHQFGIVHRDVKPSNFLYNRRLKKYALVDFGLAQGTRDTKVELLKLVQSEAQQESCSQNKAHIVMANKVSEGSVGLSVQRSVLGERNFNIQSSISHESPAAKLIKQPKPMDITSRKLATKKKVVSTKTVTSSITRKTASTCPANLTCDCYATDQVCSICLSRRQQVAPRAGTPGFRAPEVLTKCPNQTTAIDMWSAGVIFLSLLSGRYPFYKASDDLTALAQIMTIRGSRETIQAAKTFGKSILCSKEVPAQNLRTLCERLRGTPGLAAEEQEERAQEAAQSLRTEQKVQVPLGAEHDRDVSETARNEPPASLKGWDHVPDEAYDLLDRLLDLNPATRITAPEALVHPFFRDMSL; from the exons ATGGAGGCGTCGTTGGAGGCGCAGCTGGAGGAGCACCAACCCCTGTCCCCCTTGCACGACCCCGTGCCGACCGATGGCTCCTTGCGAAAGTACGAGCAGAACTGCAGACTGACGG GGGTTGAAAAGGATATTGAGAAACTATATGAAGCAGTACCACAGCTCGTTAGTGTGTTTAAGATTGAGGACAAAATTGGAGAAG GTACTTTCAGCTCTGTTTACTTGGCTACTGCACAGTTAAAAAGGGGACCTGAAGAAAAAATTGCTTTGAAGCACTTAATTCCTACAAGTCATCCTATAAGAATTGCCGCTGAACTCCAGTGTCTTACTGTGGCTGG GGGGCAAGATAATGTCATGGGAGTGAAGTATTGCTTTAGAAAAAATGATCATGTAGTTATTGCAATGCCATATCTGGAACATGAGTCCTTTTTG gaaattttgaattctctttcctttcaagaAGTTCGAGAATATATGTTTAATCTTTTCAAAGCTTTGAGACGCATTCATCAATTTGGAATTGTCCATCGAGATGTCAAGCCCAGCAACTTCTTATACAATAGGCGTCTTAAAAA GTATGCCTTGGTAGACTTTGGCTTGGCCCAAGGAACCCGTGACACAAAAGTAGAGCTTCTCAAACTGGTCCAATCAGAAGCCCAACAGGAAAGTTGCTCACAAAATAAAGCTCACATAGTCATGGCAAACAAGGTTTCA GAGGGATCTGTAGGCCTTTCTGTCCAGCGCTCTGTTTTGGGAGAAAGAAATTTCAATATACAAAGCTCTATTTCACATGAGAGCCCTGCCGCGAAA CTCATAAAACAGCCTAAACCAATGGATATTACTTCTCGAAAGTTAGCAACAAAAAAGAAggttgtttctacaaaaactgtGACCAGCAGCATAACGAGAAAAACTGCCAGCACTTGCCCAGCTAACCTGACCTGTGACTGTTATGCAACAGATCAAGTTTGCAGTATTTGCCTTTCAAG ACGGCAGCAAGTTGCCCCCCGAGCTGGTACGCCTGGATTCAGAGCCCCGGAGGTCCTGACCAAGTGCCCCAATCAAACCACAG CAATTGACATGTGGTCTGCAGGTGTGATATTCCTCTCTTTGCTTAGTGGACGATATCCATTTTATAAAGCAAGTGATGATTTGACTGCTTTGGCTCAGATTATGACAATTCGTGGGTCCAGGGAAACGATCCAGGCTGCTAAAACTTTTG gtaaatcGATATTGTGCAGCAAAGAAGTCCCTGCGCAAAACCTCAGAACTCTTTGTGAGCGGCTCCGCGGCACTCCCGGACTGGCTGCTGAAGAGCAGGAGGAGCGAGCTCAGGAAGCAGCTCAGTCACTGAGGACTGAGCAGAAAGTGCAGGTCCCTCTCGGTGCGGAGCACGACCGAGACGTCTCAGAGACTGCGAGGAACGAGCCCCCAGCCAGTTTGAAAGGCTGGGATCACGTCCCCGATGAAGCGTACGACCTGCTCGACAGACTCTTAGATCTCAACCCCGCTACGAGAATAACTGCCCCGGAAGCGTTGGTGCATCCATTCTTCAGAGACATGAGTTTGTGA